The following are encoded together in the Synchiropus splendidus isolate RoL2022-P1 chromosome 7, RoL_Sspl_1.0, whole genome shotgun sequence genome:
- the clip1a gene encoding CAP-Gly domain-containing linker protein 1 isoform X2, translating to MSTAKPSGLKVPSKITKPAGTKAPKTNLSAAGAKAEPEKNASSAEDTQNGGENFQLGERVWVNGNKPGFIHFLGETQFAPGQWAGIVLDEPIGKNDGSVAGVRYFQCEPLRGIFTRPSKLSRTEGESNGTQTAPQSRAASPTPSVGSVASHTPSTKLKTVATKKVPPASPAVTSSNLVGTNSESVSNLSESGSVKKGERELKIGDRVLVGGTKAGVVRFLGETDFAKGEWCGVELDEPLGKNDGAVAGTRYFQCQPKYGLFAPVHKVTRIGFPSTTPAKSKTTVRKVGTTPSGLKRSPSASSVSTMSSAVSVSAMPSRSGLLAETSSRYSRKISSTTALQEALKEKQQHIEQLMVERDMEKAEVAKATSHAGEMEQEMNLLRDEHEQMESKMDQLRALVEAADKDKVTLLNQLEEERRKVEDLQFRVEEACIAKGELETQTRLEHAQIKELEQSLLFEKTKAEKLQRELEDTRVATVSEKSRIMELERDLSQQNREVADLQLRLGAKDGSVDPDSTLSNLLEEVNRLRSQLSSQDVRHQEEMAKQKVELESQEKAHIEMTAQLQAASIQLSSDKEQLHIRLSQAEKEKADDVEAWKTKLESVTTSHQQAMEELKLSLSAGNVQVSELEETKAALEKLKLEHKLAIEELDAKHVAELTACAHKAQELKALLSSLTDEKDQLKEMLRSSVDKAEDQHLVEMEEVLGKLNAAELRVKELEEKEVLMAQQSLEKDTKAEEQMAEVVALRSQVTQSNQELETLKTQLADVEKQGNAQDSKVGELGSKLQFKEQEVLTLQQSLTAVQQEVKTLEQQLDGMKQKLTESTEQHSKSAITMQDTVEKFTQKEEQCASLTAEAETLKTQLSGLERKLGAADKRVEQLTKDKSKLENDISEMMKASGDSSVQLTKMNDDLKEKERRVEELQNQLAEQKETISNLSEKHSRELNQKEQELTDTRGGLESQIDSLQEKITTLEKTVLQGETLVEELKQSKEKSLSEVSSLHGKELQVLQDQLDKLKHEISQSTDKNQQLEKLVTELKPFKEQVQCVSAELDSSKHDVKNLSKKLETQNIDLVNMTKQCADVNTEKCDLEKRLSCIQNELSEKEGRLEQLLAQNKELLESREMYTKQQDDLLVQNTCLDQEKESLNNKLREVNSSLQEAQEDNTALKQSVQEHKDKIEELQKIVTGNNELIQNHQQRIEEQQAQTKQLVDDYENVCKEKKRVEEDLSEARSNFTTERETLLSDINAAKNAKKSLDAKNAELQAKFQSMKLEKEDLTMKNTQLQALTETLTKEKAELAGQISVAATDKKSLELLKEELQNKLAVSKKDLESSVREVQDLQASKLSLAQMLEEFKTSNEITDSERIQLIQEKESLLTIQRKVSNEKDELVKEIEELNGKLKDLRLELSQTNDRLQDALSSLEQEKRALNTQSSESKMALHELQKEKLALEGALEKQMAEFEHLSIEKGELEEKLSKVLSEKESLSLEREKLCSDIRSIADQLDSHTKANSELIQEKTKLLALLGETQNKHSLAESELHLFRKEKSELEQTLDKQKSRIEMFEKSQTELGQEHEALKTNSEKNKVELTQQISDLRRQCESLQSSQSQADVQLQALESQKTSLLQQIQDLKQHSDLMSEAKNRLENQLQAECGERSKVLTDKDGLERQMDGLRKQVSLLEEEKAEHLSHLKDADEQKAAFRVEMGETSARLKRLEHETSQLSQDKQELLSQVKEMEQQALELTSEKKNLLDEQSKLEQAVTSLRVSQEDWLSERAKFLEDLENEKANMQQFEVEFKAVQAEKDLLQKQHQSAIEEGKAVENKLSSDLSTITALKDSLQAEKDESIQRVQQLESQLKLALSKQLEASESSGKTNKALEQLTLEKDSLLQEKSKAAALLEEARHSKEELEAQLAVLKKDNSKYREDLNGSKELLCTETQKNKSLCEQVKKLEDTVNEKSTALQMLQEEKDKLTQDLESNQKGQNELVKLKEDRKALKKQLEELKKSESSLKEKLDKQKTDLQQTVHKNSALISEKDQLVENLKAELTSLRGESASVKSLHETIQTLEKDKLRLKEQVERLERDGVVGASGDASGDKQNEDEDDAEGQIQFLNSVIVDLQRKNQELKEKLEKMATAALNGNNQSELDNYNSAEKEHVKKKPPPRLFCDICDCFDLHDTEDCPTQMQMPDSPPHTSYHGNKGEERPYCDICEVFGHWTDSCNDDQTF from the exons ATGAGCACCGCTAAGCCCAGTGGACTTAAAGTGCCCAGCAAGATAACCAAGCCAGCTGGGACGAAAGCCCCGAAAACGAACCTCAGTGCAG CTGGAGCTAAAGCTGAGCCTGAGAAGAATGCATCATCTGCTGAAGATACCCAAAATGGAGGGGAGAATTTCCAGCTTGGGGAGCGGGTATGGGTGAATGGGAATAAGCCtggcttcattcattttttgggAGAGACACAGTTTGCCCCGGGACAGTGGGCGGGTATCGTTCTCGACGAGCCAATCGGAAAGAATGACGGTTCCGTGGCTGGCGTACGTTACTTCCAGTGTGAGCCTCTACGAGGAATATTCACCCGTCCGTCCAAACTGTCTCGCACCGAAGGGGAGTCCAATGGCACTCAGACAGCACCACAGTCACGGGCCGCATCACCGACTCCTTCAGTGGGTAGCGTGGCTTCCCACACGCCTTCTACAAAATTAAAGACTGTGGCGACAAAGAAGGTGCCGCCTGCTTCCCCGGCAGTGACGTCTTCCAACCTTGTTGGAACAAACAGTGAATCCGTCTCAAACCTGTCGGAGAGCGGATCTGTTAAAAAAGGCGAACGAGAGCTCAAAATAGGAGATCGTGTTTTG GTTGGCGGCACAAAGGCTGGCGTGGTGCGTTTCCTTGGGGAAACAGATTTTGCTAAAGGTGAATGGTGTGGTGTTGAGTTGGATGAGCCTTTAGGAAAGAATGACGGCGCAGTGGCTGGCACAAG GTATTTCCAGTGCCAGCCTAAGTATGGCTTGTTTGCCCCTGTACACAAGGTGACACGGATTGGTTTCCCCTCGACCACACCAGCCAAATCAAAAACTACAGTTCGTAAAGTGGGCACGACTCCATCAGGACTGAAGAGAAGCCCGAGTGCTTCGTCTGTCAGCACCATGAGCTCTGCAGTTTCTGTCAGTGCAATGCCCAGTCGCTCCGGCCTG CTTGCAGAGACGTCATCACGCTACAGCCGTAAGATTTCAAGCACCACAGCGCTACAGGAAGCGCTGAAAGAGAAACAACAGCACATTGAACAGCTCATGGTTGAGAGGGATATGGAGAAAGCGGAGGTTGCCAAAGCCACCAGCCATGCTGGAGAGATGGAGCAGGAAATGAACCTGCTCAGGGATGAGCATGAGCAG ATGGAGTCTAAAATGGATCAGTTGCGTGCCTTGGTAGAAGCTGCTGACAAAGACAAAGTAACTCTGCTAAATCAACTGGAGGAGGAGCGTCG TAAAGTGGAGGATCTTCAATTCAGAGTAGAAGAGGCATGTATTGCCAAAGGAGAGTTGGAG ACGCAGACCAGACTGGAGCATGCCCAGATTAAGGAGCTTGAACAGAGCCTGCTCTTTGAAAAGACCAAAGCTGAGAAACTCCAAAGAGAGTTAGAAGACACTAGG GTTGCCACAGTGTCTGAAAAATCCCGCATCATGGAGCTTGAAAGGGACCTTTCACAACAGAACAGAGAAGTGGCTGACCTGCAGCTCCGTCTTGGGGCCAAAGATGGCTCCGTGGACCCGGACTCCACCCTTTCCAACCTCCTGGAAGAGGTCAACAGGTTGAGAAGTCAGTTGTCCTCTCAAGATGTTAGGCACCAAGAGGAGATGGCAAAGCAGAAGGTGGAACTTGAATCTCAAGAGAAGGCTCACATAGAGATGACGGCTCAGCTTCAGGCGGCATCTATTCAGCTGTCTAGTGACAAAGAGCAGTTGCATATCCGCTTGAGTCAGGCTGAGAAGGAGAAGGCAGATGATGTGGAAGCTTGGAAGACCAAGCTAGAGTCCGTTACCACCTCTCACCAACAAgccatggaggagctgaagtTGTCCTTGAGTGCTGGCAATGTGCAAGTGTCAGAGCTTGAAGAAACCAAAGCAGCTCTAGAGAAGCTAAAGCTGGAGCACAAATTGGCTATAGAGGAATTGGACGCCAAGCATGTTGCTGAGCTAACTGCTTGTGCTCATAAGGCTCAGGAGCTGAAAGCATTGCTGTCATCATTGACAGACGAGAAGGACCAACTGAAGGAGATGTTGCGATCGAGTGTTGATAAAGCTGAGGACCAGCACctggtggagatggaggaggttcTTGGAAAGTTGAATGCTGCAGAACTTCGAGTTAAAGAACTTGAGGAGAAAGAAGTTCTGATGGCACAACAATCCTTGGAAAAGGATACCAAAGCTGAAGAGCAGATGGCGGAAGTTGTGGCTCTACGCAGCCAAGTGACACAAAGTAACCAGGAGCTTGAGACCTTGAAGACACAGCTGGCAGACGTGGAAAAACAAGGGAACGCTCAGGACTCTAAg GTTGGTGAGCTGGGTTCCAAGTTGCAGTTCAAAGAGCAAGAAGTTCTCACCCTGCAGCAGAGTCTGACAGCTgtgcagcaggaagtgaaaaCTCTGGAACAGCAGCTTGATGGCATG AAGCAGAAGTTGACTGAAAGCACAGAGCAACATTCAAAATCAGCAATCACTATGCAAG ACACCGTTGAGAAGTTCACTCAGAAGGAGGAACAGTGCGCATCACTGACAGCAGAGGCTGAAACCCTTAAAACTCAACTCAGTG GCCTGGAGAGGAAGCTGGGGGCGGCAGACAAGAGAGTGGAGCAACTCACCAAGGACAAGAGCAAGCTGGAAAATGATATTTCAGAGATGATGAAGGCTTCTGGAGATAGTTCAGTTCAGCTTACTAAGATGAATGACgatttgaaagaaaaagaaag GCGGGTGGAGGAGTTACAGAATCAGCTGGCAGAGCAGAAGGAGACCATTTCTAACCTGAGTGAAAAACATTCACGCGAACTGAATCAAAAGGAACAGGAGCTGACTGACACCAGAGGAGGACTCGAATCTCAAATTGACAGCCTTCAAGAGAAGATTACAACCTTG GAAAAGACTGTTCTCCAGGGAGAGACTCTTGTGGAGGAACTGAAGCAGTCTAAAGAGAAAAGTCTGTCTGAGGTCTCAAGCCTTCATGGGAAGGAACTTCAGGTCTTGCAGGATCAGCTGGACAAGTTAAAGCATGAGATCTCACAGTCCACAGACAAAaaccagcagctggagaagTTGGTAACTGAGTTGAAGCCATTCAAGGAACAAGTTCAG TGTGTTTCTGCTGAGCTTGACTCCTCCAAGCATGATGTGAAAAACTTGTCCAAAAAACTGGAGACTCAGAATATAGATCTTGTGAACATGACTAAACAATGCGCAGACGTTAACACAGAGAAATGTGATCTGGAGAAACGGCTTTCATGCATACAAAATGAGCTATCGGAGAAGGAGGGTCGTCTCGAGCAGCTGTTGGCACAGAATAAGGAACTGCTGGAGTCAAGAGAAATGTACACGAAACAGCAAGATGATCTTCTTGTGCAAAATACATGTTTGGATCAAGAAAAGGAATCACTGAACAACAAACTCAGGGAAGTAAATAGCAGTTTGCAAGAAGCCCAAGAAGACAACACAGCTCTGAAACAGTCAGTTCAGGAACACAAGGACAAAATTGAGGAGCTTCAGAAGATAGTTACAGGGAACAATGAGTTAATCCAAAACCATCAACAGCGCATCGAGGAACAACAGGCTCAAACAAAGCAACTTGTTGACGATTATGAAAATGTGTGCAAGGAAAAGAAGAGGGTTGAAGAGGACCTCAGTGAAGCCAGATCGAACTTCACAACTGAAAGGGAGACCCTGCTCTCAGACATCAATGCTGCTAAAAATGCCAAAAAGTCTCTGGATGCTAAAAATGCTGAGCTGCAGGCCAAATTTCAATCGATGAAGTTAGAAAAAGAAGACCTGACAATGAAGAATACTCAGCTACAAGCTCTCACAGAAACACTGACGAAAGAGAAGGCAGAGTTGGCAGGTCAAATCAGTGTTGCCGCGACTGATAAAAAGAGCCTAGAATTGCTGAAGGAGGAGCTTCAGAACAAGCTAGCTGTCTCCAAGAAAGACCTGGAGTCTTCAGTTCGCGAGGTCCAAGATCTTCAAGCATCGAAACTGAGCTTGGCCCAGATGCTGGAAGAATTTAAAACAAGTAATGAGATTACCGATTCTGAAAGGATTCAGCTTATACAGGAGAAGGAAAGCTTGCTGACGATTCAAAGGAAGGTCAGCAATGAGAAAGACGAGCTAGTAAAAGAAATTGAAGAATTAAATGGGAAGCTGAAAGATCTGAGGCTGGAACTCTCTCAGACCAATGACAGATTACAAGACGCCTTGTCATCACTTGAACAGGAGAAGCGGGCGTTGAACACTCAGAGCTCTGAATCCAAGATGGCTCTACATGAGttacaaaaagaaaagttggCATTGGAAGGAGCTCTGGAGAAGCAGATGGCTGAATTTGAGCATTTGTCTATTGAGAAaggtgagctggaggagaagcttAGTAAAGTACTGTCTGAGAAAGAGAGTCTTTCTCTTGAGAGGGAGAAACTGTGTTCTGATATCAGGTCAATTGCTGACCAGTTGGACAGTCACACGAAGGCCAACAGTGAACTTATCCAAGAAAAGACTAAATTATTAGCACTACTGGGggaaacacaaaacaagcaCAGTTTGGCTGAAAGTGAGTTACATTTATTTCGAAAAGAAAAAAGCGAGCTTGAGCAGACCCTGGACAAGCAGAAGTCACGTATTGAGATGTTTGAGAAAAGCCAAACTGAGCTCGGTCAAGAACATGAGGCACTAAAAACCAATTCTGAAAAGAATAAGGTGGAACTGACTCAGCAAATAAGTGATCTTAGAAGACAGTGTGAGAGTCTGCAGTCATCACAAAGCCAAGCAGATGTCCAACTGCAGGCCTTAGAGAGCCAAAAGACGAGTCTCCTTCAGCAGATTCAGGACTTGAAGCAACACAGTGATTTGATGTCTGAGGCGAAGAACCGTCTAGAGAATCAGCTTCAGGCAGAGTGCGGAGAACGGAGTAAAGTTCTCACCGACAAGGATGGCCTGGAAAGACAAATGGATGGGCTTAGAAAACAGGTGTCGCTACTGGAAGAAGAGAAGGCAGAACACTTGTCTCATCTCAAGGATGCTGATGAACAGAAGGCAGCTTTTAGGGTGGAGATGGGCGAGACAAGTGCTCGACTGAAGAGGCTAGAGCACGAAACTAGTCAGTTGTCTCAAGACAAGCAAGAACTTCTGTCTCAAGTTAAGGAGATGGAGCAACAAGCACTTGAACTGACCTCTGAGAAGAAGAACCTTTTAGATGAGCAGTCTAAACTGGAGCAAGCGGTGACCTCTCTACGCGTCAGTCAAGAAGACTGGCTGTCAGAGCGCGCTAAGTTTCTTGAAGATCTGGAGAACGAAAAAGCGAACATGCAACAATTTGAGGTCGAGTTCAAAGCTGTCCAAGCCGAAAAAGATCTTCTACAAAAGCAACACCAGTCTGCCATTGAGGAAGGAAAGGCTGTTGAGAACAAGCTCTCCTCCGACCTGTCCACGATAACAGCCCTGAAGGATTCACTGCAAGCGGAAAAAGACGAGTCCATCCAGCGAGTCCAGCAGCTCGAGTCCCAACTAAAACTTGCCCTTTCTAAGCAGCTTGAG GCTTCAGAGTCTTCCGGCAAAACTAACAAAGCACTTGAGCAGCTGACGCTAGAGAAGGACAGCTTGCTCCAAGAAAAGAGCAAAGCTGCTGCTCTATTGGAAGAGGCCAGACATTCTAAAGAGGAGTTGGAAGCTCAG CTGGCAGTGCTGAAGAAGGATAATTCCAAGTACAGAGAAGATCTAAATGGATCCAAAGAGCTGCTTTGCACAGAAACTCAGAAGAATAAGAGTCTGTGTGAGCAAGT taaAAAGCTTGAAGACACAGTTAATGAGAAGTCTACAGCTCTTCAGATGCTGCAAGAAGAGAAGGACAAGTTGACTCAGGACCTTGAAAGCAATCAGAAAGGGCAGAATGAGCTTGTGAAG CTCAAGGAAGATCGAAAAGCACTCAAAAAACAGCTGGAGGAGTTGAAGAAAAG TGAAAGCAGCCTGAAGGAGAAGTTGGACAAGCAGAAGACGGACCTCCAACAGACAGTCCATAAAAACAGTGCCTTAATCTCAGAAAAGGATCAGCTGGTCGAAAATCTGAAGGCCGAG CTGACCTCTCTTCGCGGTGAAAGTGCCTCGGTTAAATCTCTGCACGAGACAATTCAGACTCTGGAGAAGGACAAGCTGCGTCTcaaggagcaggtggagaggcTCGAGAGGGACGGAGTGGTGGGCGCCTCAG GTGATGCGAGTGGGGACAAGCAGAATGAAGACGAAGATGATGCGGAGGGTCAG ATCCAGTTCCTCAATTCAGTCATCGTGGACCTTCAGAGGAAGAACCAGGAACTCAAGGAGAAACTGGAAAAAATGGCCACCGCTGCTCTAAATGGGAACAACCAGAGCGAGCTGGATAACTACAACAG TGCTGAGAAAGAGCACGTGAAGAAGAAGCCTCCTCCGCGACTCTTCTGCGACATCTGCGACTGCTTCGACCTGCACGACACGGAGGACTGCCCCACGCAGATGCAGATGCCCGACTCGCCGCCTCACACCAGCTACCACGGCAATAAAGGCGAAGAGCGGCCGTACTGTGACATCTGTGAGGTGTTCGGCCACTGGACAGACTCCTGCAACGACGACCAGACCTTCTAA